Proteins from a genomic interval of Coccinella septempunctata chromosome 2, icCocSept1.1, whole genome shotgun sequence:
- the LOC123306781 gene encoding sorting nexin-2 — translation MESSNMESPPLFETVEINNGNENKLEDDLFISAQQDISTHYGQSSISISNNIPEDISSLNLNDDKALETIPINSDAPGSDTLERVEAESGDQFIEITITEPQKIGDGMSAYMAYRVTTRTNMQIFKAKDLTVLRRFSDFLGLHDKLTEKYLKIGRIIPPAPEKNVLGMTKIKMSNQVENGGGNGNDFVERRRAALERYLNRTAQHPVLVVDPDFREFLESDIELPKATNTSALSGAGVMRLFNKVGETMNKITYKMDETDPWFEDKLIHIESLETQLRKLHTNVENMVIYRRELANLTNGVSRSAALLSACEDHNSLSKALSHLADTEEKVEALHLEQANTDFFILCELLKDYLGLLSAVRDAFHERTKLFQHWHHAQQMLAKKREAKTKFELACRTDKLDQAATEVLEWEAKVERGQENFDKISKMIKMEMERFEKCRIRDFKAMFIKYLENHIEHQAQLVKYWENFLPSAESIA, via the exons ATGGAGTCTTCTAATATGGAATCGCCCCCTTTGTTTGAAACCGTAGAAATCAATAATGGGAATGAAAATAAACTTGAAGATGATCTTTTTATTTCAGCACAACAG GATATCTCCACCCATTACGGACAATCGtctatttcaatttcaaataatattccGGAAGATATCAGTAGTTTGAATTTGAACGATGATAAAGCTCTGGAGACAATTCCTATTAATTCAGATGCGCCAGGATCAGATACTTTGGAAAGG gtgGAAGCTGAAAGTGGTGATCAGTTTATAGAAATAACGATAACTGAACCTCAAAAAATTGGAGATGGAATGAGTGCCTATATGGCATATAGAGTTACTACAAGGACTAACATGCAAATATTTAAAGCCAAAGATTTGACTGTACTACGTAGATTCAGTGATTTCTTAGGACTTCATGATAAATTAACCGAGAAGTATTTGAAAATAGGGAGAATAATTCCACCTGCACCAGAAAAAAATGTATTAG GtatgacaaaaatcaaaatgtcTAACCAAGTGGAAAATGGTGgaggaaatggaaatgatttTGTGGAAAGAAGAAGAGCTGCTCTTGAGAGATACTTGAACAGGACAGCTCAACATCCAGTATTAGTAGTAGATCCAGATTTTAGGGAATTTCTGGAAAGTG ATATAGAATTACCAAAGGCAACCAACACATCTGCATTAAGTGGTGCTGGTGTGATGAGGTTATTCAACAAAGTCGGAGAGACAATGAATAAAATCACTTATAAAATGGATGAAACTGATCCT tggTTCGAAGATAAGCTGATCCATATAGAATCTTTAGAAACACAGTTGAGGAAACTGCATACGAATGTAGAAAACATGGTGATCTATAGACGTGAACTTGCCAACCTAACCAATGGAGTTTCCCGATCTGCTGCATTGCTGAGTGCATGTGAAGATCATAATTCATTATCGAAGGCTCTTTCCCATCTGGCTGATACTGAAGAAAAG gtTGAAGCTCTTCACTTAGAACAAGCTAACACTGACTTTTTCATTCTGTGTGAGCTACTGAAAGACTATTTGGGCTTATTATCTGCAGTGAGAGATGCTTTTCATGAAAGAACTAAGCTATTTCAACATTGGCATCATGCACAGCAGATGTTAGCAAAGAAACGAGAAGCAAAAACCAAATTTGAATTAGCATGCAGGACAGATAAATTGGATCAAGCCGCCACTGAAGTATTAGAA TGGGAAGCTAAAGTTGAAAGGGGTCAAGAAAATTTCGATAAGATTtcaaagatgataaaaatggaaatggaaaGATTTGAAAAGTGTCGTATCAGAGATTTCAAGGCTATGTTTATAAAATACCTGGAAAATCATATAGAGCATCAGGCACAG TTggtgaaatattgggaaaatttCCTCCCATCTGCAGAATCTATCGCCTGA
- the LOC123307555 gene encoding membrane protein FAM174-like, translated as MTKLFLFILFLNAFLIFGLAIEPKTLVVEERQHHDMSVENKTTKPHSDKSENVPVQGENKDHHFQGKPKIKSQIIQQATPVNQLRLKENVSSEHNETIAKDSNKLIPSYNGPSTMEKESEIVTKGSMVLISVSLLFIVFVAFKTYRRKSRSARIKKYGIRLARGNIEMTPLPLDNDDDDETIFDLKNVPT; from the exons ATGACAAAGTTATTTTTGTTTATCCTGTTTTTGAATGCATTCCTAATATTTGGTTTAGCTATAGAACCTAAAACCCTAGTGGTTGAGGAAAGACAACACCATGATATGAGCGTTGAGAATAAAACTACTAAACCCCATTCTGATAAATCCGAGAATGTGCCCGTACAAGGGGAAAACAAGGACCATCATTTTCAAGGCAAACCAAAGATCAAATCGCAAATTATTCAGCAAGCAACTCCAGTGAATCAGTTACGTTTGAAAGAAAATGTGTCTTCTGAACACAATGAAACTATTGCTAAAGATTCAAACAAACTAATACCTTCCTATAACGGCCCTTCTACAATGGAAAAAGAATCAGAAATTGTAACAAAAGGTTCAATGGTATTAATTTCAGTTTCCCTTTTATTTATAGTGTTTGTTGCATTCAAAACATATAG AAGAAAAAGTAGAAGTGCAAGAATAAAAAAGTACGGAATAAGATTAGCAAGAGGAAACATTGAAATGACACCTTTGCCATTGgataatgatgatgatgatgaaacaatttttgatttgaaaaatgtACCAACATAA
- the LOC123307556 gene encoding iron-sulfur cluster assembly scaffold protein IscU: MALHSPSKLLKLSKPAITVLSAAYHPKVIDHYENPRNVGSLDKNDKTVGTGLVGAPACGDVMKLQIKVDENGKIVDAKFKTFGCGSAIASSSLATEWVKGKTVDQAAQLKNTDIAKELSLPPVKLHCSMLAEDAIKAALSDYKVKQKK; this comes from the coding sequence ATGGCTCTACATTCTCCTTCAAAACTTCTAAAGTTGTCCAAACCAGCTATTACTGTTTTATCAGCAGCATATCATCCCAAAGTGATCGATCATTATGAAAATCCTAGAAACGTTGGATCACTGGATAAGAATGACAAAACCGTTGGCACAGGATTGGTTGGAGCCCCTGCCTGTGGTGATGTTATGAAACTTCAGATTAAAGTCGACGAAAATGGAAAGATAGTTGATGCAAAGTTCAAAACATTTGGTTGTGGTTCAGCAATAGCTAGCAGTTCATTGGCTACTGAATGGGTCAAAGGAAAAACTGTTGATCAAGCTGCCCAACTCAAAAATACAGATATTGCTAAAGAATTGTCGCTTCCTCCTGTTAAACTTCATTGTTCGATGTTAGCAGAAGATGCCATTAAGGCTGCTCTATCAGATTATAAAGTCAAACAAAAAAAGTAA
- the LOC123307554 gene encoding cytochrome b-c1 complex subunit Rieske, mitochondrial-like has protein sequence MLSVLLRKKYSTYVNLRTFDEIRLFFVKQKGASTNFITLVSRGAHTDIKFPNFDKYRKKHIKDYEAKEGAKAAQGIVNGLFLVGFIYSAKSIAHFFIKSMSITADVQALAKVEIDLAEIAEGGHTTIKWRGKPLFLKHRLPDEIKDCRATPVSSLRDPETDEQRCPNPDWLVVIGVCTHLGCVPIPNAGDYLGGYYCPCHGSHYDAAGRIRKGPAPTNLEIPVHEFQADNKLVVG, from the coding sequence ATGTTATCCGTTTTGTTAAGAAAGAAATATTCCACATATGTAAATTTGAGGACGTTCGACGAGATTCGCCTTTTCTTCGTGAAACAGAAGGGTGCCTCAACCAACTTTATAACTCTGGTTTCAAGAGGTGCTCATACTGATATCAAATTTCCCAATTTCGACAAATACCGAAAGAAACATATAAAAGATTATGAAGCTAAAGAAGGTGCCAAAGCTGCCCAGGGAATAGTAAATGGTTTGTTTTTGGTCGGGTTCATTTATTCCGCAAAATCAATAGCGCACTTCTTTATAAAATCGATGTCCATCACTGCGGATGTTCAAGCTCTAGCGAAAGTGGAGATAGATTTGGCAGAAATTGCTGAAGGTGGACATACAACAATAAAATGGAGGGGAAAACCCTTATTCTTGAAACATCGACTGCCGGACGAGATAAAAGATTGCAGAGCAACACCAGTTTCCTCGCTTAGAGATCCAGAAACTGATGAGCAAAGGTGTCCAAACCCGGACTGGTTGGTCGTCATTGGAGTTTGTACTCATCTGGGATGTGTGCCTATACCAAATGCTGGGGATTATTTAGGTGGTTACTATTGTCCTTGCCATGGTTCACACTATGATGCTGCTGGAAGAATAAGAAAAGGGCCAGCTCCAACAAATTTGGAAATACCCGTACACGAGTTTCAAGCAGATAACAAACTCGTGGTGGGTTGA
- the LOC123307553 gene encoding dual specificity protein phosphatase CDC14C-like isoform X1 encodes MGTKSCSHIESDRMVEILKNQLYFAVIRGLSGKKIKTTDDALYFSIDDEFEYQNYYYDFGPYNISYLYKYCIKLNKFLQYSQGQKRVVHCTSTNAEKKVNAAYLIGSYCIIYLKIHPAEVTKLLMKAGPYKQFMDASQIPCPFTIKLEFCFNAISKAVAFNFFNFDDFDVTEYDMYEKLQFGDMNWLVPRKFLAFIGPNSSEFLNGHPPDYYIKYFLKNDIKTVIRLNNKMYDAAVFSNAGIAHYDLIYPDGSTPSKDILMKFLLIAETAPAAVAVHCKAGLGRTGSLIGAYIIKHYRMSAKEAIAWMRICRPGSVIGQQQVWLEKLESWLWNCGTIYRNKHYGEGEKIPRHKFGIYSKIWPVERNRILREARRKYSSQYSVSDPEHLAQTNKKLSTAIMRSKPPYFRSRMKNIKEGNCFEDISELLRTVYGLEKNKSRQHNRTMPNIRASAGSESRRHTATPIRIFGSQMQRRTTAEDVANDQSTSTLLQKSRMPETESQGDNQYTERSEEDRSSMKNKSGPVVVQVPARRKNVFKVDTDTDTSNYVHSYMEEKARRKALSGKIKVTQGDKLLERKVIKSGNIVRLRKPSGSIVNSNNGHTAESDFNSTANLDANSYVYSDHQ; translated from the exons ATGGGCACAAAATCTTGCAGCCATATCGAATCCGATAGGATGGTGGAGATACTGAAGAATCAGCTGTATTTTGCAGTAATCAGGGGACTTTCtggtaaaaaaataaaaaccacgGATGACGCCTTGTACTTTTCGATTGATGACGAATTCGAATACCAAAATTATTATTACGATTTCGGTCCGTACAATATTTCTTATCTCTATAAGTACTGCATCAAACTGAACAAGTTTTTGCAGTATTCTCAAGGTCAGAAAAGGGTCGTTCATTGCACAAGTACGAATGCGGAAAAAAAGGTGAATGCCGCATATCTCATCGGGAGCTACTGCATTATTTATTTGAAGATCCACCCTGCTGAAGTAACCAAATTGTTGATGAAAGCTGGGCCTTACAA GCAATTCATGGACGCGTCTCAAATCCCCTGCCCCTTCACCATAAAACTGGAGTTTTGCTTCAACGCGATTTCCAAGGCCGTGGCCTTCAACTTCTTCAACTTCGACGATTTCGATGTGACTGAGTATGACATGTACGAAAAGTTGCAATTCGGAGATATGAACTGGCTGGTGCCGAGGAAATTTCTGGCCTTCATCGGACCGAACAGTAGCGAGTTCCTAAATGGTCATCCGCCTGATTACTACATAAAATATTTCCTCAAAAACGACATCAAGACGGTCATAAGGTTGAACAACAAAATGTACGACGCTGCAGT TTTCAGCAACGCTGGCATCGCTCATTACGATCTGATCTACCCTGACGGATCCACGCCTTCGAAGGACATCCTGATGAAATTCCTTCTTATAGCCGAGACCGCGCCAGCAGCTGTAGCAGTTCACTGCAAG GCTGGTCTTGGAAGAACAGGATCCCTGATCGGTGCTTACATCATAAAGCATTATAGAATGTCGGCCAAAGAAGCTATAGCTTGGATGAGGATCTGTAGACCTGGATCTGTGATTGGTCAACAGCAGGTCTGGCTGGAAAAACTGGAATCTTGGCTGTGGAACTGTGGCACGATATACAG GAACAAGCATTACGGCGAAGGAGAGAAAATTCCGCGCCACAAGTTCGGCATCTACAGTAAAATATGGCCGGTCGAAAGAAACAGGATACTGCGTGAAGCAAGACGAAAATATTCTTCGCAGTACTCGGTCAGCGACCCGGAACACCTTGCTCAGACGAACAAAAAATTGAGCACTGCCATAATGCGCAGCAAACCTCCGTATTTTCGGTCCAGAATGAAGAACATCAAAGAGGGAAATTGTTTCGAAGACATATCGGAGTTGTTGAGGACGGTGTATGGcctggaaaaaaataaaagtagacAACATAATCGCACCATGCCTAACATTCGGGCTTCAGCTGGCTCGGAATCGAGACGTCATACCGCAACGCCAATAAGAATTTTTGGCAGTCAGATGCAGCGACGTACAACCGCAGAAGATGTAGCTAACGACCAGTCAACATCCACCCTTTTACAAAAGTCTCGAATGCCAGAGACTGAATCTCAAGGGGATAATCAGTACACGGAAAGATCAGAAGAAGATCGTTCTAGCATGAAGAACAAATCGGGTCCAGTAGTCGTCCAGGTACCAGCAAGAAGAAAAAACGTGTTTAAAGTGGATACGGACACAGACACAAGCAATTACGTTCACAGTTACATGGAAGAAAAGGCCAGAAGAAAGGCTCTATCGGGAAAAATCAAGGTAACACAAGGGGATAAACTTCTAGAGCGGAAAGTAATAAAAAGTGGAAACATCGTACGTCTAAGAAAACCATCGGGAAGTATCGTTAATAGTAATAATGGACATACGGCCGAAAGTGATTTCAACAGCACGGCGAACTTGGATGCTAATAGTTATGTTTATTCTGATCATCAATAA
- the LOC123307553 gene encoding uncharacterized protein LOC123307553 isoform X2 gives MHLKIIAFLEDKRGQYSQGQKRVVHCTSTNAEKKVNAAYLIGSYCIIYLKIHPAEVTKLLMKAGPYKQFMDASQIPCPFTIKLEFCFNAISKAVAFNFFNFDDFDVTEYDMYEKLQFGDMNWLVPRKFLAFIGPNSSEFLNGHPPDYYIKYFLKNDIKTVIRLNNKMYDAAVFSNAGIAHYDLIYPDGSTPSKDILMKFLLIAETAPAAVAVHCKAGLGRTGSLIGAYIIKHYRMSAKEAIAWMRICRPGSVIGQQQVWLEKLESWLWNCGTIYRNKHYGEGEKIPRHKFGIYSKIWPVERNRILREARRKYSSQYSVSDPEHLAQTNKKLSTAIMRSKPPYFRSRMKNIKEGNCFEDISELLRTVYGLEKNKSRQHNRTMPNIRASAGSESRRHTATPIRIFGSQMQRRTTAEDVANDQSTSTLLQKSRMPETESQGDNQYTERSEEDRSSMKNKSGPVVVQVPARRKNVFKVDTDTDTSNYVHSYMEEKARRKALSGKIKVTQGDKLLERKVIKSGNIVRLRKPSGSIVNSNNGHTAESDFNSTANLDANSYVYSDHQ, from the exons ATGCACTTGAAAATAATTGCTTTTCTCGAAGATAAGAGAGGTCAG TATTCTCAAGGTCAGAAAAGGGTCGTTCATTGCACAAGTACGAATGCGGAAAAAAAGGTGAATGCCGCATATCTCATCGGGAGCTACTGCATTATTTATTTGAAGATCCACCCTGCTGAAGTAACCAAATTGTTGATGAAAGCTGGGCCTTACAA GCAATTCATGGACGCGTCTCAAATCCCCTGCCCCTTCACCATAAAACTGGAGTTTTGCTTCAACGCGATTTCCAAGGCCGTGGCCTTCAACTTCTTCAACTTCGACGATTTCGATGTGACTGAGTATGACATGTACGAAAAGTTGCAATTCGGAGATATGAACTGGCTGGTGCCGAGGAAATTTCTGGCCTTCATCGGACCGAACAGTAGCGAGTTCCTAAATGGTCATCCGCCTGATTACTACATAAAATATTTCCTCAAAAACGACATCAAGACGGTCATAAGGTTGAACAACAAAATGTACGACGCTGCAGT TTTCAGCAACGCTGGCATCGCTCATTACGATCTGATCTACCCTGACGGATCCACGCCTTCGAAGGACATCCTGATGAAATTCCTTCTTATAGCCGAGACCGCGCCAGCAGCTGTAGCAGTTCACTGCAAG GCTGGTCTTGGAAGAACAGGATCCCTGATCGGTGCTTACATCATAAAGCATTATAGAATGTCGGCCAAAGAAGCTATAGCTTGGATGAGGATCTGTAGACCTGGATCTGTGATTGGTCAACAGCAGGTCTGGCTGGAAAAACTGGAATCTTGGCTGTGGAACTGTGGCACGATATACAG GAACAAGCATTACGGCGAAGGAGAGAAAATTCCGCGCCACAAGTTCGGCATCTACAGTAAAATATGGCCGGTCGAAAGAAACAGGATACTGCGTGAAGCAAGACGAAAATATTCTTCGCAGTACTCGGTCAGCGACCCGGAACACCTTGCTCAGACGAACAAAAAATTGAGCACTGCCATAATGCGCAGCAAACCTCCGTATTTTCGGTCCAGAATGAAGAACATCAAAGAGGGAAATTGTTTCGAAGACATATCGGAGTTGTTGAGGACGGTGTATGGcctggaaaaaaataaaagtagacAACATAATCGCACCATGCCTAACATTCGGGCTTCAGCTGGCTCGGAATCGAGACGTCATACCGCAACGCCAATAAGAATTTTTGGCAGTCAGATGCAGCGACGTACAACCGCAGAAGATGTAGCTAACGACCAGTCAACATCCACCCTTTTACAAAAGTCTCGAATGCCAGAGACTGAATCTCAAGGGGATAATCAGTACACGGAAAGATCAGAAGAAGATCGTTCTAGCATGAAGAACAAATCGGGTCCAGTAGTCGTCCAGGTACCAGCAAGAAGAAAAAACGTGTTTAAAGTGGATACGGACACAGACACAAGCAATTACGTTCACAGTTACATGGAAGAAAAGGCCAGAAGAAAGGCTCTATCGGGAAAAATCAAGGTAACACAAGGGGATAAACTTCTAGAGCGGAAAGTAATAAAAAGTGGAAACATCGTACGTCTAAGAAAACCATCGGGAAGTATCGTTAATAGTAATAATGGACATACGGCCGAAAGTGATTTCAACAGCACGGCGAACTTGGATGCTAATAGTTATGTTTATTCTGATCATCAATAA
- the LOC123307553 gene encoding uncharacterized protein LOC123307553 isoform X3 produces the protein MKAGPYKQFMDASQIPCPFTIKLEFCFNAISKAVAFNFFNFDDFDVTEYDMYEKLQFGDMNWLVPRKFLAFIGPNSSEFLNGHPPDYYIKYFLKNDIKTVIRLNNKMYDAAVFSNAGIAHYDLIYPDGSTPSKDILMKFLLIAETAPAAVAVHCKAGLGRTGSLIGAYIIKHYRMSAKEAIAWMRICRPGSVIGQQQVWLEKLESWLWNCGTIYRNKHYGEGEKIPRHKFGIYSKIWPVERNRILREARRKYSSQYSVSDPEHLAQTNKKLSTAIMRSKPPYFRSRMKNIKEGNCFEDISELLRTVYGLEKNKSRQHNRTMPNIRASAGSESRRHTATPIRIFGSQMQRRTTAEDVANDQSTSTLLQKSRMPETESQGDNQYTERSEEDRSSMKNKSGPVVVQVPARRKNVFKVDTDTDTSNYVHSYMEEKARRKALSGKIKVTQGDKLLERKVIKSGNIVRLRKPSGSIVNSNNGHTAESDFNSTANLDANSYVYSDHQ, from the exons ATGAAAGCTGGGCCTTACAA GCAATTCATGGACGCGTCTCAAATCCCCTGCCCCTTCACCATAAAACTGGAGTTTTGCTTCAACGCGATTTCCAAGGCCGTGGCCTTCAACTTCTTCAACTTCGACGATTTCGATGTGACTGAGTATGACATGTACGAAAAGTTGCAATTCGGAGATATGAACTGGCTGGTGCCGAGGAAATTTCTGGCCTTCATCGGACCGAACAGTAGCGAGTTCCTAAATGGTCATCCGCCTGATTACTACATAAAATATTTCCTCAAAAACGACATCAAGACGGTCATAAGGTTGAACAACAAAATGTACGACGCTGCAGT TTTCAGCAACGCTGGCATCGCTCATTACGATCTGATCTACCCTGACGGATCCACGCCTTCGAAGGACATCCTGATGAAATTCCTTCTTATAGCCGAGACCGCGCCAGCAGCTGTAGCAGTTCACTGCAAG GCTGGTCTTGGAAGAACAGGATCCCTGATCGGTGCTTACATCATAAAGCATTATAGAATGTCGGCCAAAGAAGCTATAGCTTGGATGAGGATCTGTAGACCTGGATCTGTGATTGGTCAACAGCAGGTCTGGCTGGAAAAACTGGAATCTTGGCTGTGGAACTGTGGCACGATATACAG GAACAAGCATTACGGCGAAGGAGAGAAAATTCCGCGCCACAAGTTCGGCATCTACAGTAAAATATGGCCGGTCGAAAGAAACAGGATACTGCGTGAAGCAAGACGAAAATATTCTTCGCAGTACTCGGTCAGCGACCCGGAACACCTTGCTCAGACGAACAAAAAATTGAGCACTGCCATAATGCGCAGCAAACCTCCGTATTTTCGGTCCAGAATGAAGAACATCAAAGAGGGAAATTGTTTCGAAGACATATCGGAGTTGTTGAGGACGGTGTATGGcctggaaaaaaataaaagtagacAACATAATCGCACCATGCCTAACATTCGGGCTTCAGCTGGCTCGGAATCGAGACGTCATACCGCAACGCCAATAAGAATTTTTGGCAGTCAGATGCAGCGACGTACAACCGCAGAAGATGTAGCTAACGACCAGTCAACATCCACCCTTTTACAAAAGTCTCGAATGCCAGAGACTGAATCTCAAGGGGATAATCAGTACACGGAAAGATCAGAAGAAGATCGTTCTAGCATGAAGAACAAATCGGGTCCAGTAGTCGTCCAGGTACCAGCAAGAAGAAAAAACGTGTTTAAAGTGGATACGGACACAGACACAAGCAATTACGTTCACAGTTACATGGAAGAAAAGGCCAGAAGAAAGGCTCTATCGGGAAAAATCAAGGTAACACAAGGGGATAAACTTCTAGAGCGGAAAGTAATAAAAAGTGGAAACATCGTACGTCTAAGAAAACCATCGGGAAGTATCGTTAATAGTAATAATGGACATACGGCCGAAAGTGATTTCAACAGCACGGCGAACTTGGATGCTAATAGTTATGTTTATTCTGATCATCAATAA
- the LOC123307226 gene encoding eukaryotic initiation factor 4A-III, which yields MANNSTRSASVGGRSAVFEDLSNVEFETSEDVEVIDNFNGMNLKEQLVRGIFAYGFEKPSAIQQRAIKPIMRGRDVIAQAQSGTGKTATFSIAILQQLDLTVRETQVLCLSPTRELAVQIQKVILALGDFMNVQCHACIGGTNLGEDIRKLDYGQHVVSGTPGRVYDMIRRRALRTRSVKMLVLDEADEMLNKGFKEQIYDVYRFLPPSTQVVLISATLPHEILEITSKFMTDPIRILVKRDELTLEGIKQFFVAVEREEWKFDTLCDLYDTLTITQAVIFCNTKRKVDWLTEKMRENNFTVSSMHGDMPQKERDGIMKEFRSGQSRVLITTDVLARGIDVQQVSLVINYDLPNNRELYIHRIGRSGRFGRKGVAINFVKSDDIRILRDIEQYYSTQIDEMPMNVADLI from the exons ATGGCTAATAATTCAACAAGATCGGCTTCGGTCGGAGGCCGTAGTGCGGTATTTGAAGATTTATCAAACGTTGAATTCGAAACTAGTGAAGATGTTGAAGTTATTGATAATTTCAATGGTATGAACTTGAAAGAACAGCTAGTGAGAGGAATTTTCGCATATG GATTCGAGAAACCCTCAGCTATACAACAGAGAGCCATCAAGCCAATAATGAGAGGGAGAGATGTAATCGCACAAGCACAATCTGGTACTGGTAAAACAGCAACCTTTTCGATTGCAATTCTTCAGCAACTGGATCTCACTGTTAGAGAAACACAAGTCTTGTGCTTATCACCCACCAGAGAATTGGCAGTACAGATCCAGAAAGTTATATTAGCCTTGGGAGACTTCATGAACGTTCAATGTCACGCTTGCATAGGAGGTACCAACTTAGGAGAAGATATAAGAAAGTTGGATTATGGTCAACATGTTGTTAGTGGTACACCCGGAAGAGTTTATG aTATGATAAGAAGAAGAGCTCTTCGAACTAGATCAGTGAAAATGCTTGTTCTTGATGAAGCTGACGAGATGCTGAATAAAGGATTCAAGGAGCAAATTTATGACGTCTATAGGTTTTTGCCGCCTTCAACTCAAGTAGTTCTCATTTCAGCTACTTTACCCCATGAAATCTTAGAAATAACTTCTAAGTTTATGACAGATCCCATAAGAATCCTTGTTAAACG TGATGAATTGACATTGGAAGGGATAAAACAGTTCTTCGTGGCTGTTGAACGTGAagaatggaaatttgacacactATGTGATTTATATGATACCTTAACCATCACTCAAGCAGTTATTTTCTGTAATACCAAACGTAAGGTAGATTGGTTGACTGAGAAAATGAGGGAAAACAACTTCACAGTCAGTTCAATGCACGGAGACATGCCCCAAAAGGAAAGGGATGGAATCATGAAGGAATTCAGATCTGGACAAAGTCGAGTACTCATCACAACAGATGTCTTAGCTAGGGGTATCGATGTTCAGCAAGTTAGTTTGGTAATAAACTATGACCTCCCCAACAACAGAGAATTGTACATACATCGCATTGGTCGTTCTGGTAGATTTGGCCGTAAGGGTGTTGCTATCAACTTTGTCAAGTCTGATGATATCAGAATTCTGAGGGATATTGAACAGTACTATTCAACGCAGATCGATGAAATGCCAATGAACGTAGcagatttaatttaa